The Toxorhynchites rutilus septentrionalis strain SRP chromosome 3, ASM2978413v1, whole genome shotgun sequence genome includes a region encoding these proteins:
- the LOC129774268 gene encoding uncharacterized protein LOC129774268 has protein sequence MSTPPSLESLKAAISVLAQQVTQLNNQVNPTPEANFAPFEIRNPTTGHIAQVSHEDQLALLKTINDYDGNPNLLNHWLNKARRINQIFFATDSDTQQKQGHYYTFLLGLESKIIGPAQEVLAKNNYEANFSLMEKLLIEAFGEKKKIEHLLYEIITAEQHGKSNHEFYEYITTRLNQLISSTILKYGNQNAKPLIEQYKMQAVSAYLRGLNGINGLIITGYDPKTLEEAYHHVITMEANTRLKNEITNVPQVPARNYQRRSSNQPNNNFQQQRQDQRFQYQQQGTLYQQRQHQRDFQPFQRQQHSFELREFQPFQRQQRSFEQREFQPFQRQRGFEQREFQPHQLRDLQQLQQQREVQPFQQQQHENQQFQQQLQRDRELRNNPRGEPMEIDRSTRSRHVNYENRNQLINNIEECQEYGNEASSCQLFTLIKKGLPYLKIQGKIKTRQFLIDTGSKYNFIKPGIVDKTFLLRNRFHVESINGVNVINEFANLNIIPSVNENQKYYILPLLTKYDGITGIQTLQRIGAIINTKMTLMQYI, from the exons TTAACCCAACGCCGGAAGCTAATTTCGCGCCATTCGAAATTAGAAACCCCACGACGGGGCACATTGCCCAGGTGTCGCACGAGGATCAGTTGGCTCTTCTAAAAACTATAAACGACTACGATGGAAACCCGAATCTCCTTAACCATTGGCTGAATAAAGCGAGGAggatcaaccaaattttttttgcaacggaTTCGGATACTCAACAAAAACAGGGTCATTATTACACATTTCTGCTTGGACTAGAATCCAAAATTATTGGACCTGCACAGGAAGTGCTTGCAAAAAATAATTACGAAGCAAATTTCTCACTAATGGAGAAGTTACTTATTGAGGCGTTcggtgaaaaaaagaaaattgagcaTTTATTATATGAGATTATTACAGCGGAGCAACATGGAAAAAGTAATCACGAATTTTATGAATACATTACGACTCGACTAAACCAACTTATATCTTCTACAATTCTGAAATACGGCAATCAAAATGCAAAGCCTTTAATTGAACAATACAAAATGCAAGCTGTATCGGCATATCTTCGTGGATTAAATGGCATAAATGGATTAATTATTACTGGGTATGACCCAAAGACACTTGAAGAAGCATATCATCATGTAATTACAATGGAAGCTAACACAAGATTGAAGAACGAAATTACGAACGTTCCACAAGTACCAGCAAGAAATTATCAAAGAAGATCATCCAACCAACCGaataacaattttcaacaacaaaGACAAGATCAAAGATTTCAGTATCAACAACAAGGTACTTTATACCAACAACGACAACACCAACGAGATTTCCAACCGTTTCAAAGACAACAACACAGTTTTGAGCTACGAGAATTTCAACCATTTCAAAGACAACAACGAAGTTTTGAGCAACGAGAATTTCAACCATTTCAAAGACAACGAG GTTTTGAACAACGAGAATTTCAACCACATCAACTGCGAGATTTACAACAATTACAACAACAACGAGAAGTCCAACCATTCcaacaacagcaacatgagAACCAACAGTTCCAGCAACAACTTCAGCGTGATCGAGAGCTAAGAAATAATCCGAGAGGGGagccgatggaaatcgatcgttCAACACGATCACGACATGTGAATTATGAAAACAGAAACCAACTAATAAATAATATAGAAGAATGCCAGGAATACGGAAATGAGGCAAGTTCATGTCAACTATTTACCTTAATAAAAAAAGGCCTTCCATATTTGAaaattcaaggaaaaataaaaacaagacaATTTCTAATTGATACAGgatcaaaatataattttatcaaaccaggaattgttgataaaacatttctACTACGAAATAGATTTCATGTTGAATCCATAAATGGTGTAAATGTTATAAATGAATttgcaaatttaaatattataccTTCTGTTAACGAGAATCAAAAATATTATATACTTCCACTTTTAACTAAATATGACGGGATTACAGGAATTCAAACCTTACAAAGAATTGGTGCAATTATTAACACGAAAATGACTCTGATGCAATACATATGA